The Candidatus Binatia bacterium genome has a segment encoding these proteins:
- a CDS encoding glutamine synthetase family protein, which produces MNSTDVPTSAELRDFLTLPYAALEELNLRAKAQRQERVPMHALQEERLRYLADEPRIKALTVLFSDLEGRLHMLDYDKKFLLRSHDNLTFDGSSIRGFTPQRESDLRLSLDWSAFYWGPADIFGPGKVLAFADVFDREGKPFTGDVRGSLKKLANECYAKEGYALNAANEIEGFLFKGLDAERRYHETGKFEYVNTGGYYHSLPGDPLRDFIDTVAEVQRAMGFQNEKDHPEVAPSQFEINYNYGEVVAAADQIQLYKLICRQVATKLGMTASFLPKPVVGVNGSGMHTNVSVSKNGKNLFWDPKGQEQLSAFGWKFVDRILTHGNEICLMLNASVNSYRRLDPHFEAPNQLKASAIDRGSMVRIPIGNQRSMRTEDRSVAPDANPYMVMLAVFKTGLEGSVSSMRNLRQADRYLPDNIYDALAAFRESEWTSKLLGEDVKQRYADLKQASADRCPRLLGTFVKAQEVQYHHEVYNQYLWNLF; this is translated from the coding sequence ATGAATTCGACGGACGTGCCGACCAGCGCCGAGTTGCGCGACTTTCTCACGCTGCCCTACGCCGCTTTAGAGGAGCTCAACCTCCGCGCGAAGGCGCAGCGCCAAGAGCGCGTGCCGATGCACGCGCTGCAAGAGGAGCGGCTGCGCTACCTCGCCGACGAGCCCCGGATCAAGGCGCTCACCGTGCTCTTCAGCGATCTCGAAGGGCGCCTCCACATGCTCGATTACGACAAGAAGTTCTTGCTGCGATCGCACGACAATCTCACGTTCGACGGTTCGTCGATTCGCGGCTTCACGCCGCAGCGCGAGAGCGACTTGCGTCTATCGCTCGACTGGAGCGCCTTTTACTGGGGCCCGGCCGACATCTTCGGACCCGGCAAGGTGCTCGCTTTTGCCGACGTCTTCGACCGCGAAGGCAAGCCCTTCACCGGCGACGTTCGCGGATCGCTCAAGAAGCTCGCCAACGAGTGCTACGCAAAGGAAGGCTACGCGCTCAACGCCGCCAACGAGATCGAGGGCTTCCTCTTCAAAGGCCTCGACGCCGAGCGCCGCTACCACGAGACCGGCAAGTTCGAGTACGTCAACACCGGCGGCTACTATCACTCTCTGCCGGGCGATCCGCTGCGCGACTTCATCGATACCGTCGCCGAGGTCCAGCGCGCGATGGGCTTCCAGAACGAGAAGGATCACCCCGAGGTCGCGCCTTCGCAGTTCGAGATCAACTACAACTACGGCGAGGTCGTCGCCGCCGCCGATCAGATCCAACTCTACAAGCTGATCTGCCGCCAGGTCGCCACGAAGCTCGGCATGACCGCGAGCTTCCTGCCCAAGCCGGTCGTCGGCGTCAATGGAAGCGGCATGCACACGAACGTCTCCGTCAGCAAGAACGGCAAGAACCTTTTCTGGGATCCGAAGGGACAGGAGCAACTCAGCGCGTTCGGCTGGAAGTTCGTCGATCGCATCCTGACGCATGGCAACGAGATCTGTTTGATGCTCAACGCGAGCGTGAACTCGTATCGGCGACTCGATCCGCACTTCGAAGCGCCCAACCAACTCAAGGCCTCGGCGATCGACCGCGGCTCGATGGTGCGCATCCCGATCGGCAACCAGCGTTCGATGCGCACCGAGGACCGCTCGGTCGCGCCCGACGCGAATCCCTACATGGTGATGCTCGCCGTCTTCAAGACCGGCCTCGAAGGGAGCGTCAGCAGCATGCGCAACCTGCGCCAAGCCGATCGTTATCTGCCCGACAACATCTACGATGCGCTCGCGGCGTTCCGCGAGTCGGAGTGGACGAGCAAACTACTCGGCGAGGACGTAAAGCAGCGCTATGCGGATCTCAAACAGGCCAGCGCCGATCGCTGTCCGCGCCTGCTCGGGACGTTCGTCAAGGCGCAAGAGGTGCAGTACCACCACGAAGTCTACAACCAGTACCTCTGGAATTTGTTCTAG
- a CDS encoding MBL fold metallo-hydrolase yields MIVRVLGSAAGGGVPQWNCACANCSAARAGAMPRRTESSLAVSADGERWLLLNCSPDVAAQIEAFAPLHPRPPRATPISGMLFTDANVDHIGGLAVLRQRGPAFVIRSSAVVRDIATAQPAFAPFAQPPHRWLDVPLDAECEPAGDGDLAGSSLSVRALAVPGTTPGYDGRRELRGAVVAYEIARRGSEDRLLFAPVFSAVDAGLAAAIARARVAVLDGTFYGDDEMIAAGLMDKRARALGHQPVGGEDGTLAALRGVRTRVIFTHLNNSNPMLDETTPAFARVREAGAEIAHDGMELRL; encoded by the coding sequence GTGATCGTTCGCGTTCTTGGTTCGGCGGCCGGCGGCGGCGTGCCGCAATGGAACTGCGCCTGCGCGAACTGCAGCGCGGCACGCGCCGGCGCGATGCCGCGCAGGACGGAGTCGAGCCTCGCCGTCAGCGCCGACGGCGAGCGCTGGCTGCTGCTGAACTGCTCGCCGGACGTCGCGGCGCAGATCGAAGCGTTTGCACCGCTCCACCCGCGGCCGCCGCGCGCGACGCCGATCTCGGGAATGCTTTTCACCGACGCGAACGTGGATCACATCGGCGGCCTCGCCGTGCTGCGTCAGCGCGGGCCTGCGTTCGTCATACGCTCGAGCGCGGTCGTGCGCGACATCGCGACGGCGCAGCCGGCCTTCGCTCCCTTCGCGCAGCCTCCGCATCGCTGGCTCGACGTGCCGCTCGACGCCGAGTGCGAGCCGGCCGGCGACGGCGATCTCGCCGGAAGTTCGTTATCCGTGCGCGCGCTCGCGGTACCGGGCACGACGCCGGGGTACGACGGACGGCGCGAGCTGCGCGGCGCCGTCGTCGCCTATGAGATCGCGCGGCGCGGGAGCGAGGATCGTCTGCTCTTCGCACCGGTCTTCAGCGCGGTCGATGCGGGACTCGCCGCCGCGATCGCACGCGCGCGCGTCGCCGTTCTCGACGGTACCTTCTACGGCGACGACGAGATGATCGCGGCGGGACTGATGGATAAACGGGCGCGCGCGCTCGGCCACCAGCCCGTCGGCGGAGAGGACGGAACGCTGGCCGCGCTGCGCGGCGTGCGGACGCGCGTCATCTTCACGCATCTCAACAACTCGAACCCGATGCTCGACGAGACGACGCCCGCCTTCGCGCGGGTGCGCGAGGCGGGCGCCGAGATCGCCCACGATGGAATGGAGTTGCGGCTCTAA
- the pqqE gene encoding pyrroloquinoline quinone biosynthesis protein PqqE has translation MTPRPLSLLCELTYRCNLQCPYCYNPLALQAYRDELSSDEWERVLRQAAELGVVQAHFSGGEPTLRRDLPSLVAAAARFGLYSNLITQGTFLDDALLDALLEKGLDHVQISIQAPEAELADRIAGTEAHEKKVEAIARVRQREVALTLNCVLHRLNHDTIADAIAFAEREGIARLELANVQFYGWAYRNRAALMPTLEQVRRGEAIVAAARERLRGRMEIVYVLPDYFGEYPKPCMNGWGNQFLTVTPNGSVLPCPAAAAIESLHFENVRDRTLAQIWNESPAFERYRGTEWMPEPCRSCDRREIDWGGCRCQAYLLTGDAGATDPACSLSPAHDVVVALREGAENLEPVARRA, from the coding sequence ATGACGCCGCGCCCGCTCTCGCTCCTCTGCGAGCTGACGTATCGCTGCAACCTGCAGTGCCCCTACTGCTACAACCCGCTCGCGCTGCAGGCGTACCGCGACGAGCTTTCGAGCGACGAATGGGAGCGCGTCTTGCGGCAAGCCGCCGAACTCGGCGTCGTGCAGGCGCACTTCTCGGGCGGCGAACCGACGCTGCGCCGCGATCTTCCGTCGCTCGTGGCCGCCGCGGCTCGCTTCGGCCTCTACTCGAATCTGATCACGCAGGGCACGTTCCTCGACGATGCGCTGCTCGACGCGCTGCTCGAGAAGGGACTCGATCACGTGCAGATCAGCATTCAGGCGCCGGAGGCGGAGCTCGCCGACCGCATCGCCGGCACCGAGGCGCACGAAAAGAAGGTCGAGGCGATCGCGCGCGTGCGACAGCGCGAGGTCGCGCTCACGCTCAACTGCGTCCTCCACCGTCTGAATCACGACACGATCGCCGACGCGATCGCGTTTGCCGAACGCGAAGGCATCGCGCGGCTCGAGCTCGCCAACGTGCAGTTCTACGGCTGGGCCTACCGCAATCGCGCGGCGCTGATGCCGACGCTCGAGCAGGTGCGCCGCGGCGAAGCGATCGTCGCCGCAGCGCGCGAACGTCTGCGCGGCCGAATGGAGATCGTCTACGTGCTCCCCGATTACTTCGGTGAGTATCCGAAGCCGTGCATGAACGGCTGGGGGAACCAGTTCCTCACGGTGACGCCGAACGGGAGCGTCTTGCCCTGCCCGGCGGCGGCCGCGATCGAGAGCCTGCACTTCGAAAACGTTCGCGATCGCACGCTCGCGCAGATCTGGAACGAGTCGCCGGCCTTCGAGCGGTATCGCGGCACGGAGTGGATGCCCGAGCCCTGCCGGTCGTGCGATCGGCGCGAAATAGATTGGGGCGGTTGCCGGTGCCAGGCGTACCTGCTGACCGGCGACGCGGGCGCGACCGATCCCGCCTGCTCGTTGAGCCCCGCGCACGACGTCGTCGTCGCGCTGCGCGAGGGCGCAGAGAACCTCGAGCCGGTCGCTCGCCGCGCGTGA
- the pqqD gene encoding pyrroloquinoline quinone biosynthesis peptide chaperone PqqD, translating into MDASQRPRFGKGVKLRHDPGGAAMLLVPEGALELNAPAAAALELVDGERTLAQIVEAVVERFEVAPAQAQREIDELFDRLAERGFLR; encoded by the coding sequence ATGGACGCCTCGCAGCGACCGCGATTCGGTAAGGGCGTCAAGCTCCGGCACGATCCCGGCGGCGCCGCGATGCTCCTCGTTCCCGAAGGAGCGCTCGAGTTGAACGCGCCGGCCGCGGCCGCGCTCGAACTCGTCGACGGCGAACGCACGCTCGCGCAGATCGTCGAGGCAGTCGTCGAGCGCTTCGAGGTCGCGCCGGCGCAGGCGCAGCGCGAGATCGACGAACTCTTCGACCGGCTCGCGGAGCGCGGCTTTCTGCGATGA
- the pqqC gene encoding pyrroloquinoline-quinone synthase PqqC produces MEPGLVARLNAVGEERYHDKHPFHRRLVAGTLTRDQVQAWIANRYYYQKQIPVKDAAILANLPTAGHRRAWISRIVDHDGNERDPGGTASWLALARAAGLDEAGVLSERAVAPGTRFAVDAYVTFARTRPWIEAVASSLTELFGPPVMERRIAAILEKYPWIDPAGLAYFEKRIPLARRDADCALAWVLEEARTPEIEERCVEALRFKCDVLWCMLDATALASGAL; encoded by the coding sequence GTGGAGCCGGGCCTCGTCGCGCGGCTGAACGCCGTCGGCGAGGAGCGGTATCACGACAAGCATCCCTTTCACCGACGGCTCGTTGCCGGAACGCTGACGCGCGATCAGGTCCAAGCCTGGATCGCGAATCGCTACTACTACCAGAAACAGATCCCCGTGAAAGACGCCGCCATTCTCGCCAACTTACCGACGGCGGGACATCGGCGCGCTTGGATATCGCGCATCGTCGATCACGATGGCAACGAACGAGATCCCGGCGGCACCGCATCGTGGCTCGCGCTCGCGCGCGCCGCGGGTCTCGACGAAGCCGGCGTGCTCTCCGAGCGCGCGGTGGCGCCGGGCACCCGGTTCGCCGTGGATGCCTACGTCACGTTCGCCCGGACGCGCCCGTGGATCGAGGCGGTGGCATCGTCGCTGACCGAGCTCTTCGGGCCGCCGGTCATGGAGCGCCGCATCGCCGCGATTCTCGAGAAGTATCCCTGGATCGATCCGGCCGGGCTCGCCTACTTCGAGAAGCGCATTCCGCTGGCGAGGCGCGACGCCGATTGCGCGCTCGCCTGGGTGCTCGAGGAGGCGCGCACGCCGGAGATCGAGGAGCGCTGCGTCGAGGCGCTGCGCTTTAAGTGCGACGTGCTCTGGTGCATGCTCGATGCGACCGCGCTGGCGAGCGGCGCGCTTTGA
- the pqqA gene encoding pyrroloquinoline quinone precursor peptide PqqA, translating into MKARWERPDFQERPLGAEVTAYLTAPVRKPKL; encoded by the coding sequence ATGAAGGCACGCTGGGAGCGCCCAGACTTTCAAGAACGCCCGCTCGGCGCCGAGGTCACCGCGTACCTCACGGCGCCGGTCCGCAAGCCCAAACTCTAA
- a CDS encoding fatty acid desaturase: MNRVAKYGTGVGLAAIHIGALAAFVPALFRLSDLFVFAIIAYATGVLGVTLCYHRVLTHRSLRLRKPLEYLLAFLGTLALQGDPIRWVAVHRKHHAHADTSDDPHTIGLGFRWAHVDWLYRHNVAYPSDEEIARYVPDLYADPFYRALQYLALPMQLALAIALFLLGGLPWVVWGIFVRLVFSYHSTWFVNSAAHMLGYRTYRTGDESTNCWWVALLAFGEGWHNNHHAFPFSARHGLRWFEVDMTWWHVRLLAFLRLADRIRIPSREMLSRLAWSNVRSGEMRARPAAVYTKAAPISPRSTA, translated from the coding sequence ATGAACCGAGTTGCCAAGTATGGGACGGGCGTCGGACTCGCCGCTATCCATATCGGGGCGCTTGCCGCGTTTGTGCCGGCGCTCTTTCGCCTATCCGACCTCTTCGTCTTCGCGATCATCGCGTACGCCACGGGCGTGCTCGGCGTGACGCTCTGTTACCATCGCGTGCTGACGCACCGCAGCCTGCGCCTGCGAAAACCGCTCGAGTATCTCTTGGCGTTTCTTGGAACGCTCGCTCTGCAGGGCGATCCGATCCGCTGGGTTGCGGTGCATCGCAAGCACCACGCGCACGCCGACACCAGCGACGACCCGCACACGATCGGCCTGGGCTTTCGCTGGGCGCACGTGGATTGGCTCTACCGCCATAACGTCGCCTATCCGAGCGACGAAGAGATCGCGCGGTATGTTCCCGATCTCTACGCCGACCCGTTCTATCGCGCGCTGCAGTATCTGGCTCTGCCGATGCAGCTCGCGCTCGCGATCGCGCTCTTCTTACTCGGCGGGTTGCCGTGGGTCGTCTGGGGCATCTTCGTCCGCCTCGTCTTCAGCTATCACTCCACGTGGTTCGTCAACAGCGCGGCGCACATGCTCGGCTACAGAACCTACCGCACCGGCGACGAGTCGACGAACTGCTGGTGGGTCGCGCTCCTCGCTTTCGGCGAGGGCTGGCACAACAACCATCACGCCTTCCCGTTCTCGGCGCGGCACGGCCTGCGCTGGTTCGAGGTGGACATGACGTGGTGGCACGTGCGGCTGCTCGCCTTCCTGCGGCTCGCCGATCGCATCCGGATTCCGAGCAGGGAGATGCTGAGCCGGCTTGCCTGGTCAAACGTACGTTCGGGTGAGATGCGCGCGCGCCCGGCGGCGGTGTATACTAAAGCGGCACCTATCTCTCCAAGGAGTACGGCATGA
- a CDS encoding zinc-ribbon domain containing protein has translation MYTDETLTCVDCGQPFPFTSGEQEFFAMKGFTNKPSRCSECRSARKAGRSPNGGGSRGGPREMFKATCSQCGGVAEVPFQPRGDKPVYCRDCFASRRAY, from the coding sequence ATGTATACAGACGAAACGCTCACCTGCGTTGATTGCGGACAGCCGTTCCCATTCACGTCGGGCGAACAAGAGTTTTTCGCAATGAAGGGCTTCACGAACAAGCCCAGCCGCTGCTCGGAGTGCCGTTCGGCCCGCAAGGCCGGGCGTTCGCCCAACGGCGGCGGCAGCCGCGGCGGCCCGCGCGAGATGTTCAAAGCCACGTGCAGCCAGTGCGGCGGCGTCGCGGAGGTGCCGTTTCAGCCGCGCGGAGATAAGCCGGTTTACTGCCGGGACTGCTTCGCAAGTCGCCGGGCGTATTAG
- the rpsR gene encoding 30S ribosomal protein S18, with amino-acid sequence MPTKPKRASRAVKERRTKRKPCSFCTERAIAVSYRDVGRLRKYVSERGKIVPRRISGNCAKHQRMLTVAVKRARLIAFLPFGSE; translated from the coding sequence ATGCCAACGAAGCCCAAGCGCGCTTCCCGCGCCGTCAAGGAACGGCGTACCAAGCGCAAACCCTGCTCCTTCTGCACCGAGCGGGCCATCGCGGTCAGCTACCGCGACGTCGGCCGCCTGCGAAAGTACGTCTCCGAGCGCGGCAAGATCGTCCCGCGGCGGATCTCGGGCAACTGTGCCAAGCACCAGCGCATGCTCACCGTGGCGGTCAAGCGGGCTCGCCTCATCGCGTTTCTGCCCTTCGGCTCGGAGTAG
- the rplI gene encoding 50S ribosomal protein L9: MRLILLADVKALGKRGDLVDVSDGYARNFLLPRKLAGEADKGALAQLDAQHKAQRRREQQELDEAKALAARIESAKLAIKAKAGENGKLFGAVTNADVAGAIAAALSVAIDKHKVDIDGQIKALGTYPVEIKLHKSVLAKTTVDVVPA; the protein is encoded by the coding sequence GTGCGGCTGATTCTCTTGGCCGACGTCAAGGCGCTCGGTAAACGCGGCGACCTCGTCGACGTCTCCGACGGCTACGCCCGCAACTTCTTGCTGCCGCGCAAGCTCGCCGGCGAGGCCGACAAAGGCGCGCTCGCGCAACTCGACGCGCAGCACAAAGCGCAGCGGCGCCGCGAGCAGCAGGAGCTCGACGAAGCGAAAGCGCTCGCAGCGCGGATCGAATCGGCGAAGCTCGCGATCAAAGCGAAGGCCGGCGAGAACGGCAAACTCTTCGGCGCGGTGACCAACGCCGACGTCGCCGGCGCGATCGCCGCAGCGCTCTCCGTCGCGATAGACAAGCACAAGGTAGATATCGACGGGCAGATCAAAGCGCTCGGCACGTATCCCGTCGAGATCAAGCTCCACAAGAGCGTCCTCGCCAAGACGACGGTGGACGTCGTACCGGCGTAA
- the lonC gene encoding Lon family ATP-dependent protease produces MPSAQQTYATRFRRKFGVEDELSRYVTALYEMLASVLGQDKLVLRAGKVNALKMMRSQNLPDRLCGLQRLVLEDPTLERATTRAQQRRVLGEIEEAMADVIAQRHASDSIERRVNEKMTERHQEYVKDLKLEALRESGGPETPASQAKLEELQALSQRHLAASALQQLRPQTLRDVVGQEAAIGALLAKISSPYPQHAILYGPPGVGKTTVARLALEVAKGRPYSPFAKDAPFVEASGTTLRWDPRETTDPLLGSVHDPIYQGSRREFAEAGVPEPKLGLVTRAHGGVLFIDEIGEMDPALQSRLLKVLEDKRVTFESSYYDESAPNVPEYIKRLFREGAPADFILIGATTREPDEIDAAVRSRCAEIFFAPLTQHQILTIVQGAAKRLGAKMARGVARLIASYTIEGRKAVQIVADAYGQVLYRLHPGRRSETRKVPTILEDDVRAVVQASRLVQHTLVKGRATLEVGKTFGLGVLHHLGSIIEIEAVAFPAAQAGKGTIRFNDTAGTMAKDSVFNATSVLRSTTGIDIGDFDLHINVVGGGNIDGPSAGLAIFLALYSAVTKTPLPQDVAVTGELSIQGKVRAVGGIVEKLYAARQAGMRRVFLPRENVREVDAPLAGVEVVPVAGVAQALRGLRERRRKGR; encoded by the coding sequence TTGCCAAGCGCACAGCAAACCTACGCGACGCGTTTCCGGCGCAAGTTCGGCGTCGAAGACGAGTTGAGCCGCTACGTCACCGCACTCTACGAGATGCTCGCCTCGGTTCTCGGTCAAGATAAGCTCGTGCTCCGGGCCGGCAAGGTCAACGCGCTCAAGATGATGCGCTCGCAGAACCTGCCCGATCGGCTCTGCGGCCTGCAGCGTCTCGTTCTTGAAGATCCGACGCTCGAGCGCGCCACGACGCGCGCGCAGCAGCGCAGGGTGCTCGGCGAGATCGAAGAGGCGATGGCCGACGTCATCGCGCAGCGCCACGCTTCGGATTCGATCGAGCGGCGCGTCAACGAGAAGATGACCGAGCGCCACCAAGAGTACGTCAAGGATCTCAAGCTCGAGGCGCTGCGCGAGAGCGGCGGCCCCGAGACGCCCGCCTCTCAAGCAAAGCTCGAAGAGCTGCAGGCGCTCTCGCAGCGCCACCTCGCGGCATCGGCGCTGCAGCAGCTTCGTCCGCAGACGCTGCGCGACGTCGTCGGCCAGGAGGCCGCGATCGGAGCGCTGCTCGCAAAGATCAGCTCGCCCTATCCGCAGCACGCGATCCTCTACGGACCGCCCGGCGTCGGCAAGACGACCGTCGCGCGGCTCGCGCTCGAGGTTGCGAAGGGCCGGCCCTACTCGCCGTTTGCAAAAGACGCTCCCTTCGTCGAAGCGAGCGGGACGACGCTGCGCTGGGATCCGCGCGAGACCACCGATCCGCTGCTCGGCAGCGTCCACGATCCGATCTATCAAGGCAGCCGCCGCGAGTTTGCCGAGGCGGGCGTTCCCGAGCCGAAACTCGGCCTGGTGACGCGCGCGCACGGCGGCGTGCTCTTCATCGACGAGATCGGCGAGATGGACCCCGCGCTCCAATCGCGGCTGCTGAAGGTGCTGGAAGATAAACGCGTGACGTTCGAGTCGTCCTACTACGACGAGAGCGCGCCGAACGTGCCGGAGTATATCAAGCGACTCTTCCGCGAGGGCGCCCCGGCGGATTTCATTCTGATCGGCGCGACGACGCGCGAGCCCGACGAGATCGACGCGGCGGTGCGCTCGCGCTGCGCGGAGATCTTCTTCGCGCCGCTGACGCAGCACCAGATCCTGACGATCGTCCAGGGCGCCGCCAAGCGTCTGGGAGCGAAGATGGCGCGCGGCGTCGCGCGGCTCATCGCCTCGTACACGATCGAAGGGCGCAAGGCGGTGCAGATCGTCGCCGACGCCTACGGACAGGTGCTCTACCGGCTCCATCCGGGCCGGCGCTCGGAGACGCGGAAGGTGCCGACGATTCTCGAGGACGACGTCCGCGCCGTGGTGCAGGCGAGCCGGCTCGTCCAGCACACGCTCGTGAAAGGGCGCGCGACGCTCGAGGTCGGCAAGACCTTCGGTCTCGGCGTGCTCCACCATCTGGGGAGCATCATCGAGATCGAAGCCGTCGCCTTTCCCGCGGCGCAGGCCGGAAAGGGAACGATCCGCTTCAACGACACCGCCGGCACGATGGCGAAAGACTCCGTCTTCAACGCGACGAGCGTCCTGCGTTCGACGACCGGCATCGACATCGGCGATTTCGATCTCCACATCAACGTCGTCGGAGGCGGCAACATCGACGGACCGTCGGCGGGTCTGGCGATCTTTCTCGCGCTCTACTCGGCGGTAACGAAGACGCCGCTGCCGCAGGACGTCGCGGTTACCGGCGAGCTTTCGATTCAAGGGAAGGTGCGCGCGGTCGGCGGCATCGTCGAGAAGCTCTACGCGGCGCGGCAGGCAGGCATGCGCCGCGTGTTCTTGCCGAGGGAGAACGTACGCGAGGTTGACGCCCCGCTCGCGGGAGTCGAGGTCGTTCCGGTCGCCGGCGTCGCCCAAGCCTTGCGCGGCCTTCGCGAAAGGCGGCGCAAAGGCCGGTAG
- the dnaB gene encoding replicative DNA helicase, with product MTAHPMPTTIDRIPPNNLEAEMAVIGCVLVDKEMFAEIGEIVRPSDFYAHVHETIFGVLLELYERGEPLDKISASEELRRRGVLERVGGLSYISALMETVQTAASARYYATIVREKSVLRSLIHAGTEITQLGYEGEEDVPGALDRSEQLVYTIGERRGVTEFMPVSRLMKSVFDHIDDLYHRRGDRTGLTSGYRDIDAMTTGFAPGNFVIIAGRPGMGKTSFALNMAVAAAREEDGPIAFFSLEMSNSELIQRLICSEARISMNDMRRGNIKPHQWEEISRAMGAINDLPIYLDDLGALTVGDVRSRCRKLKSTVGLAAIFIDYLQLVRPGVLARGANRNEELSEICRTLKMTAKDLNVPIIALAQLNRGVEGRASDAKRPLLSDLRDSGSIEQESDVVAFLYRDGYYNPECAEPDLTEFIIAKHRNGPTGTARLRFQREYTLFLPYGDESHFPAA from the coding sequence ATGACCGCACACCCGATGCCGACGACGATCGACCGCATTCCGCCGAATAATCTCGAGGCGGAGATGGCCGTCATCGGCTGCGTGCTCGTGGACAAGGAGATGTTCGCCGAGATCGGCGAGATCGTCCGCCCGAGCGACTTCTACGCGCACGTCCACGAGACGATCTTCGGCGTGCTGCTCGAACTCTACGAGCGCGGCGAGCCGCTCGACAAGATCTCCGCTTCCGAAGAGCTGCGCCGCCGAGGCGTGCTCGAACGCGTCGGCGGCCTTTCCTACATCAGCGCGCTCATGGAGACGGTGCAGACCGCAGCCTCGGCCCGATACTACGCGACGATCGTGCGCGAGAAGTCCGTGCTGCGCTCGCTGATCCACGCGGGCACCGAGATCACGCAACTCGGTTACGAGGGCGAGGAAGACGTCCCCGGCGCGCTCGACCGGTCGGAGCAGCTCGTCTACACGATCGGCGAGCGCCGCGGCGTCACCGAGTTCATGCCGGTCAGCCGTCTGATGAAGAGCGTCTTCGATCACATCGACGACCTCTACCACCGGCGCGGCGACCGGACCGGCCTCACGTCGGGATACCGCGACATCGATGCGATGACGACCGGCTTCGCGCCGGGGAACTTCGTGATCATCGCCGGCCGGCCGGGCATGGGCAAGACCTCGTTCGCGCTCAACATGGCGGTCGCGGCCGCGCGCGAAGAGGATGGGCCGATCGCGTTCTTCTCGCTCGAGATGTCGAACAGCGAGTTGATCCAGCGGCTGATCTGCTCCGAGGCGCGGATCTCGATGAACGACATGCGGCGCGGCAACATCAAGCCGCACCAGTGGGAGGAGATCTCGCGCGCGATGGGCGCGATCAACGATCTCCCGATCTACCTCGACGACCTCGGTGCGTTGACCGTCGGCGACGTGCGCAGTCGCTGCCGAAAATTGAAGTCCACCGTGGGTCTCGCGGCGATCTTCATCGATTATCTGCAGTTGGTGCGGCCGGGCGTGCTCGCGCGCGGCGCCAACCGCAACGAAGAACTCTCGGAGATCTGCCGGACGCTGAAGATGACCGCGAAAGACCTCAACGTGCCGATCATCGCGCTCGCGCAACTCAATCGCGGCGTCGAAGGGCGCGCGAGCGATGCGAAGCGCCCGCTGCTCTCCGATCTGCGCGACTCCGGTTCGATCGAACAGGAGTCCGACGTCGTCGCGTTTCTCTATCGCGACGGCTACTACAACCCGGAGTGCGCCGAGCCCGATCTCACCGAGTTCATCATCGCCAAGCACCGCAACGGACCGACCGGAACCGCCCGGCTGCGCTTCCAGCGCGAATACACGCTCTTTTTGCCGTACGGCGACGAATCACACTTCCCCGCCGCCTAA
- a CDS encoding metal-dependent transcriptional regulator: MANRTPSGLLAVGSDRSPARAREDYVKAIYQLSADGPVRAAALARYLHVSRVSVSKAKRLLEGEGLLERAASPSEPLHLSRRGRDLAVAVVRRHRLLETFLHRSLRVPLERVHAEAERIEHVISDDVASRIADLLGRPRTDPHGHPIPYGDAAAGRRSLPTLAELGAGSRARVASLDDRDEEAVAALARAGVLPGATLRVESNERGKVVVRCGKRAIALQRRHAEKVRVGA, encoded by the coding sequence ATGGCTAACAGGACGCCGTCCGGACTGCTTGCGGTTGGATCGGACAGATCGCCGGCGCGGGCTCGCGAGGATTACGTCAAGGCGATCTATCAGCTGAGCGCCGACGGGCCGGTTCGCGCGGCGGCGCTCGCGCGCTACCTGCACGTAAGCCGCGTCTCGGTGAGCAAGGCGAAACGGCTGCTCGAGGGCGAGGGATTGCTCGAGCGTGCGGCCTCGCCGTCGGAGCCGCTGCATCTGAGCCGGCGCGGTCGCGATCTCGCTGTCGCGGTGGTGCGGCGCCATCGTCTGCTCGAAACCTTTCTCCATCGTTCGCTGCGCGTGCCGCTCGAGCGCGTGCACGCCGAGGCGGAGCGCATCGAGCACGTCATCTCCGACGACGTCGCGTCGCGCATCGCCGATCTGCTCGGAAGGCCGCGCACCGATCCGCACGGCCATCCGATTCCGTACGGCGACGCTGCGGCGGGCCGGCGATCGCTGCCGACGCTGGCGGAACTCGGCGCGGGAAGCAGAGCGCGGGTTGCGAGCCTCGACGACCGCGACGAAGAGGCGGTCGCGGCGCTCGCGCGAGCGGGCGTGCTGCCGGGGGCGACGCTGCGCGTCGAGAGCAACGAGCGCGGGAAGGTCGTCGTGCGCTGCGGGAAGCGCGCGATCGCGCTGCAGCGGCGTCACGCCGAGAAGGTGCGCGTTGGAGCGTAG